From Timaviella obliquedivisa GSE-PSE-MK23-08B:
GACTTACGATGTTACGAATCCCGAAAAACCAACGTTCGTGGATTACACAAATAGCCGCGATTTTACCGCCGAAGTCGCGACTGACGCTGCTCCAGAGGGTGTCGCGTTCATTTCTGCCAACCGCAGCCCCAACGGTAAGCCGCTGTTAATTGTGAATTACGAAGTCAGTAACAACACTGCCATCTACGAATTTACACCGCCGCCTGCAACAGGCAAGGGTGGACAAGATGGCTTTGTCGTTCAGCAAGGTGATGGCACTGCCACAATTTCAGATTTTGGCGGCATTGGTACGGGCGTGAATCCGTCGGCAGCAACTCGTGCCGAAGTTGATACCATCAAGTTTGTAGGGGCGGGTTTAACAGCGCGGAACCTACTGCTCGATCAAAAGGGTAGTGATTTAGAACTGACGTTTGAGGGAGTTTCTGATACCAAAGTTGTCCTCAATGATTTTGCCCTCGAAAATTTGGACAATTTGCAGAAAGCTACTGGCGCTTCTGTCGATTTAGGCAACCTCCTATTTGAGGGACAAACCAAGATTGAGGATAGCTTTGATGTCTTCAACCGCAACTGGAATTTCGATCGCATCTTTAACCGCAACTCTGTCACCTTCTTAAATGACTTGGATAATGACATTGAAGGCTTTAATTCCTCCAATGATGTCATTAACGGTCAGGGTGGCGACGATCGCCTCTCTGGTTTGGGTGGCGACGACCTGCTGCGGGGTGGCGAGGGCAATGACTACCTAGATGGCGGTCAGGGCGACGATGTTCTCACGGGCGGTGAAGGCAATGACTGGCTGATCGGTGGCAAAGGGAACGATTTCTTGCACGGCGGTAGCGGCAGAGACGTGTTTGCTTTAGCGAAAGGAGCCGGGACTGATACCATTGCTGACTTTGAGGTGGGCAATGATTTGCTTGCACTGTCTAAAGGTTTGAGCTTCGATCGCCTTTCGATTCTTCAAGGAATTGGCGATCGCGCCGATGACACAGTGATTAGTCTAAAAAATGGACAAGAGGCGATCGTATTCTTAACGAATATAAAGGCAAATACTATCACTCATTCATCGTTCATCTTGGCTTAAAACTTCGTCAGAAACGACAAGGGGGAGTGCTGAGCGCTCCCTTTTTTTTGGCATTGCTGCATGAAAGGATGAATCTGCTCAAATCCCCTTTCCTTTAGAGGATGTCTGAGAAGTCTAGATTGCTATCCGATCCGCCCCCTAAATCCCCCATTCTGGGGGACTTTGAAGGAGCATTGGTTCGGAAGTCCTGCCCCAGAATGGGGGGTGGGGGGCGAGTGTAAGAATCTTTGATACTTCTCAGACATCCTCTTAGGAGCGGGGTTAAAGAAAAACGGTGTTCTTCGCTTATTGGGCAATGAGTGTCAATTCATGGTCTAACCAGTTTTGAAACAATCGATCGAGAATAATTTGACGAATCTCAGGCGTAAGCCTTGCAGGGATAAATTCTTCAACCATTAACAGGATATAGCTTTGTTCAGCCTGAACTGGTCCAATTACCTCGCCAGTATTAGCGCCTAAGAGAATAGCTGCAATTTCTGGAGTAAAGCTCCATCGATATAGTTTTCCTGCATAGCCAAACTGGAGACGACGCTGTTCATCTAAGTCGTAAAGGTGTGCTGCCTCATAAAAGCCGATTTCGTTTTCTTCAATTTGGTAAAGCAATTCCTGGGCAAGCTGAAGATAGGGCACAGCTAACTGATAGAGTAAAACTTGCTCAAATTCAAGCTGATGTTCAACAAAGTATTTTTCAATCTCATGACCAAAGAGTGATTCTGCCAATTTTGCTGCAATTAGACGATCGCTAATTCCAGCTTCCCAATCTTCTGGTGTCATTAACTGCTCGTTTAACCACGAAAAGGTTGCCGTTGCACTTTCCAAGTGCCTTTGATGCCGCTGGCGATCGGCTTCAGCTTGAATTTCGTCTGCGGTCACGGTGATGCCTTTTGCCTTTACCGTTTCGCTGATAATTTGTTGAGACAGTACCCGTTTATAAATGTCCTTTAAGATGATTTCTCGTTTTAAGAAATCAACAATGGCTTCGGGTTGAAGAGATTGCACTGATGAACAAAGCATGGCTTAAGATGATAATGTTAAATTTGAATAAATTAACGTCGATAGACCCGATGAATTAACAGTGTTGAGAACGATCGCTTGAATTCTACTACCGCCTGATCGAATTAAAGTTGCATCAAAGCTCCCGTTTCCATCTGAGTCAAAGACTTCAAATACAATATTTTGCAAAGCTTTGGCACGATTAGCGATATTTTTTGCTACTTGAATTACATCACCTTCGGCGGCATCAAAATCTATAATCACATTGGCTAAGGTGAGGTCAGTGACTCCCTTATTCAAGACAAACCGATCAGCGCCATCGCCGCCAGTTAGCCAGTCTTGACCCAAGCCACCGATCAGGACATCATCACCCTTGCCGCCATTCAACCAATCATCTCCCTGCCCACCTCGGAGAATATCATTGCCTGCGCCTCCAGTCATCCAATCATTGCCACCTTTGCCCCATAAATGGTCATGCCCACGATCGCCCCACAGTTGATCGTTGCGCCGTCCTCCTCGAATAAAATCGTTAAATCTGCGACCTTTGACAAACTTCCCATCTTGATGAAACTGACTAGAAAAACTCACGGCACTGATTAATATCGGTAATGTGGCGATCGCAGAAACCAGTGAGCTATCAGAACTAGAGATTAGGGAAGATGGAGCAGGGGATACATCAATGATTAACTCCTTAGGCTGGTTAGGAGATACGTTGGTAGTTGACTCTGTAGGCTGATTAGATGGCTCAGGGGATGGCTCAGGGGATAGCTCAGGGGATGGCTCAGGGGATGGTGCTGCAACGCTAGTGCTGACAGTTGCTCCATCAGGAGAAGACGTGGCGATCGCGCTGCCGCTACTTGATGTTGCACCAGGCGTATAAATCTGCTCACTGCTTGTGGTTTGGGAACCATCTAATTCAGTTGTGGTCGCAGTTGAGCTACTCCCTGCACCTTCTGTAGAAACGAAAGAACTACTAGAACTAGAACTTTGACTATACTTTTGACCCGAGTCAGATATAAACCAATCTAGTTTAGTCATGGCGATGCACCTCTCTTGTTCAATTATGGTTTACCACCAATAACTCTTTCTCTCAGTAGCTCTAACTGAATAGGTATCGTTACCATTGGAGGCGTAGGCAGTTCCTTTTGCGTAGGCGGTACTATGACCTGAAACATATCCTTGATAAAGATTAGCCTGAGTATCTGTGAAGGTTTGGGTAAACTGACCTACTGCAATAGCATTGGCATTAGCAGCACTTAAATTGTATGAAGCATAGGTATTGACATTGACAGCAGCAAATAATCCTCCCTGAACTTGATCAGTTTTATGAACGTCAATTGAAATTAGATAATTCAGGTCATCAACTTCCATCAATACTTTCCTCACTGCGGCACTAATAAGCATTCAGAATGCCTCTGGTAATCAAAGATAGAAAATCACTGAAAGTCATTTTTTATTTAACTTTCAGTGACTTTCTTAAGCTTTAAGCTTTCCTCAGTTTCTTGAGAACGAGTCACACTATAGTGTCAATTCTCAAGAGGAAATGAAAACCTAAAAACTAGTAACCAGTTCCCGCAATGGCTACACCATTTGAATGAGAGCTGAAAGGAGTAGTGTTAGCGTTGTTGAAGGTTTGGGTAAACGTGCCATAGCCGTAGGCATTAGCATCCGACTCAGATGTAGCCAAATGACCCTTAGCATAGGTGTTCACATAGGCATTCTTGTAAATGTTGAGGTACTCATTGAAGTAGATGTGGCTAAAATCATAGCCCAGATTGAATCCTCCAGATAAGTCAGTAGATTCGGAGGAAACTTCGTTCAGGTAGTTAAGATCAGAAATCAACATGAGATTGCTCCTTGTTTGTTGTTTAAGAATCACGAATCAGCGAGTTGTAACTTCGTTCAAGGGACTAACAAATTTGTAACTCAACTTGAACGATTACTTCTTAAGAATAGGGTCTTCTTTTTAGTTTGACTTGCCATTTTGGCAGATTCTTTCAGGTTAATTACAGGTTAATTACACGGATAAAATTTCATGGGAAATTGTCTGCAATAAAGCTTTTTCAAGAACTCATTGCAGACAATTCATTCAGGTTATTCGACTACAAAGTCATTACATCCATCGGGTGAGCCAAGACGGCAAATAGGATTGAGCGCGACTTCCGCCTCGTACACTATTGATTTGGGTTCGATCGCCTTCTTTTTCTAGAGGCTCTAAACAACTTAAGTCATTAATTCGGTTAGCCAAAGAGAGATTGGAGTTCACTCGGCGATCGCTCAATCTATTGTCTTTTATAATACGAGCATACGTTCGGTAAGGAATGTAGTCGATTGGGTTATAACCAATCGAATGCAGCATTAAGACACAAGCCCAGGAATACTTGCCATCAACGATCGCCTCAATGACTTGAGTCATTTGTTCAGAAGTCATGATTCTGCCAGATTGCAGAGTCGCACGGTTTTTGGATTGATTAAAGCTAACGTTCATAGTATCAATCTTAGAATGAAGAATGTGGGGGCACAGGAGTAAAGCATTGCAAAGCATTTGCAGTCAGGTTTCGGAAACGCAACCGAGAGTTTGATGCAAATGCTTTGCTTCTATAGAACGGTTTACAGAGAAAGACCGTTTTTTTGCAGTTGCTTCAGTGGCTCAAACAAAATGTCAACAATGCGTCGCTGACGGGTGACAATTTCGGCAGTTGCAGTCTGTCCGGCTTTAAGCAAGGTAGCTTGTGTGCCAATAGTAGACTGATCGAGTGCAACTTCAATGCGGTAACCAGAGCCTAGCTGTTCGTCTATTGTGGCATCAGGAGCAATGAACAAAACTTTCCCAGAAACCGTTCCATAGCGCTGGTAAGGAAAAGCATTAAACTTCATCCTAACGGTCATTCCTTTTTTAACAAAGCCCGCTTCCTGATTAGGTAAAAAGGCTGATAAAACTAACGATGCTCCATTCGGCATAATTTCGGCGAAAGTTTCACCCGGTTTCGTTACTTCTCCAATGTTATGCACATTTAGATCAGTGACAATGCCGTTTACCGGAGCATGAATAAACTTATACTTCAGCTTAGTTTTAGCTGCCTTCAGGGAATTTTCAGTTGCTGCAATTTTGGATTGTAACTGGCTGACTTGAATAGTTAACTGCTGCAATTTTTGTTGGGCTTCAAGCTGGCTCTGTTGCCCTTCTGCTTCTGCTTGTGCGAGTTTAGCTTGCAGTTGGGCGCCTGAAGCTGAGACTTTTTGCAAATTTCCTTGGTTTTGGGTAACAGTTTGTTGGCGTTGCCGCAAGGTTTGCTCCACTTCAAATAAATGATCCTGGGCGATCGCTCCTTCGTCTACTAGGGGTTGGAGGCGGTCAAGACGACTCTGATAAGCAGTCATCTCAGCTTGCAAATCGGTGAGGAGTTGGCGGTAGGTATTAGCATCGGTCTGAACCTCAGCGATCGCTGCCACTTGAGACTGCATTTGCGCAGCCGAAATAGCTTGCCTCGTCTGCATTTCTAGTTGAGCTTGAGCAATTAATCCTTTCGTCTGTATTAATTCCAGTTGATCTGCTTGAATGCTTTCCTGCAAGCCTGCAATTTCGTTGAGTTCTAACCGCTGATCTAATTCAGCCAGTATTTGTCCTGCTTCTACCCTCTCCCCTGCTCGAATCAAAACCCTGGATACCTCAGCTTGGGCAGTCGGTTGAACTTTGTAAACCTCGCCCTTAGGAATCAGTTTTCCGGCGGCAGTGCTAACTTCTTGAATTTGTCCAAACCATGCCCAAGCCGCAAAGACAGAGCAAAATAAAACTCCGGCTGCTGCTAGATGCCAAGGTAAATTTGAGGATGGACGATCGAGCACGTTTTGAAGCGTTGGACTCCAATGGAGATCGGAGGGAGGGTGACCCGGTGTAGGAGGGTGGACTGAAGGCGTTGGCGCAGGGGTAAAATTCTCTGGGACAACCCTATCAGGAGCAGCGATCCCACCGTGAATTGACTTTGCTTCGCGATCGCCCAGAGGCGCAAAGGTGACTGCCCTTAAATCAGCGATCGCAAGTTGTTGGGATAAATAATATCTACGAGAGGGCGTAGAATCTGTATCGACTAAAGAATCGCCTAAAAAGTTGTGCAAACGCATAGAGGTATTCCTTTTGATAAAAGTGAATAAACTTTAGATGCCCATCTGTTTCAAATATTGAGTTGATGTATCGCCAATTTCACAGGTCTAGCTGTTGCTGCGCCAAATGATAATAAAGACCGTGAGAAGCAATTAATTCGGTGTGCGTTCCTTGTTCAACAAGATTGCCTCGATCAATTACTAAAATATTGTCTGCATTGCGAATAGTAGACAAACGATGAGCAATGACAAAGACAGTGCGTGTCTCTCTAGAAGATTTGCCACTAATTTGCATTAAATTGTGTTGAAAGCGGCTTTCAGATTCAGTATCCAAAGCGCTTGTCGCTTCATCTAGAATTAAGACCCGGGGATGCGTTAGCAGTGCCCTCGCGATCGCAATTCGCTGCCGTTGTCCTCCCGATAAGCAAACGCCTCGTTCTCCCACTTTAGTGCTGTAGCCAAGGGGCATATTTTGAATAAATCCATGTGCCTCAGCTAGCTTTGCAGCTTCTACAGCCTGTTCTAAAGAGTATTCTGAGCGGTAGAGCGTAATATTTTCTAAAATTGTTCCTGAAAAGAGAAAACATTCCTGAGGAACAACTCCAAACTGCGATCGTAAGGATTGCTGTGAAACATGACGAATATCATGTCCATCAATCAGAACTCGCCCATGATTAGGTTGATAAAGACCTTCCAAAAGATTAACTAAAGTAGTCTTCCCAGAGCCGCTACGCCCGACAATGGCAATCATTTGCCCTGCCTCAGCCTCAAAAGAAATGTTTTGGAGTGTATTTCGCTCCTCATCTTCACTGTACCGAAACGTAACGTTCTCAAAACGGACATTACCCCGCAAGCAAGGCAGCATCAATAAAGACTGTCCAGGTGTGGCTTCAGGCGCAGTTTCAAACACATCATCAAGCCGCTCAATGGAAATCAAGACATCTTGCAATTCATCCCACAGATTAGCCAAGGCAATAATAGGGCTAATGACGTAGCCCATCATCATATTGAACGCAACAAATTGCCCAATGGTCAGTTGATCTTGAATCACCAGTGT
This genomic window contains:
- a CDS encoding peptidylprolyl isomerase; its protein translation is MLCSSVQSLQPEAIVDFLKREIILKDIYKRVLSQQIISETVKAKGITVTADEIQAEADRQRHQRHLESATATFSWLNEQLMTPEDWEAGISDRLIAAKLAESLFGHEIEKYFVEHQLEFEQVLLYQLAVPYLQLAQELLYQIEENEIGFYEAAHLYDLDEQRRLQFGYAGKLYRWSFTPEIAAILLGANTGEVIGPVQAEQSYILLMVEEFIPARLTPEIRQIILDRLFQNWLDHELTLIAQ
- a CDS encoding HetP family heterocyst commitment protein produces the protein MNVSFNQSKNRATLQSGRIMTSEQMTQVIEAIVDGKYSWACVLMLHSIGYNPIDYIPYRTYARIIKDNRLSDRRVNSNLSLANRINDLSCLEPLEKEGDRTQINSVRGGSRAQSYLPSWLTRWM
- a CDS encoding HlyD family efflux transporter periplasmic adaptor subunit yields the protein MRLHNFLGDSLVDTDSTPSRRYYLSQQLAIADLRAVTFAPLGDREAKSIHGGIAAPDRVVPENFTPAPTPSVHPPTPGHPPSDLHWSPTLQNVLDRPSSNLPWHLAAAGVLFCSVFAAWAWFGQIQEVSTAAGKLIPKGEVYKVQPTAQAEVSRVLIRAGERVEAGQILAELDQRLELNEIAGLQESIQADQLELIQTKGLIAQAQLEMQTRQAISAAQMQSQVAAIAEVQTDANTYRQLLTDLQAEMTAYQSRLDRLQPLVDEGAIAQDHLFEVEQTLRQRQQTVTQNQGNLQKVSASGAQLQAKLAQAEAEGQQSQLEAQQKLQQLTIQVSQLQSKIAATENSLKAAKTKLKYKFIHAPVNGIVTDLNVHNIGEVTKPGETFAEIMPNGASLVLSAFLPNQEAGFVKKGMTVRMKFNAFPYQRYGTVSGKVLFIAPDATIDEQLGSGYRIEVALDQSTIGTQATLLKAGQTATAEIVTRQRRIVDILFEPLKQLQKNGLSL